Proteins from a genomic interval of Microscilla marina ATCC 23134:
- a CDS encoding head GIN domain-containing protein — MKKSIALSFALLLLTLVAQAQSTETRNLEAFSRLSVAEGIKAIVVKGNTEAIDISVSGNITAKEVLAEIKGDRLRVHLEDGRRYRRVDVKVKITCRSLTAISASSAARIDLQSNFKNIAKVSASSAGSVKTNYTISGSSMALNVSSAGRFEGKVQANDLKLNASSAGKMLLSGGSTNTLVARGSSSGRIKAQDFTSQSAEIRVSSGGSIRVNVSQTIEARASSGGSIIYAGNPQKVNVKSSSGGSIRKR; from the coding sequence ATGAAGAAGTCTATTGCATTGAGTTTTGCCTTGCTTTTATTGACACTTGTAGCCCAGGCACAGTCTACCGAAACCCGTAACCTTGAAGCATTTTCGCGCTTGAGCGTGGCCGAGGGTATCAAAGCCATTGTGGTAAAGGGAAATACAGAAGCCATTGATATTAGTGTAAGTGGTAACATTACTGCCAAAGAGGTGTTAGCCGAGATAAAAGGAGATCGATTAAGAGTACACCTGGAAGATGGACGGCGCTATCGTAGGGTAGATGTAAAGGTGAAAATTACCTGTCGGTCATTAACAGCCATTAGTGCAAGTTCAGCCGCCCGCATCGACCTGCAAAGCAATTTTAAAAACATTGCCAAGGTATCGGCAAGTTCGGCAGGGTCGGTCAAGACCAATTATACCATCAGTGGTAGCTCTATGGCATTGAATGTGTCTTCAGCGGGACGCTTTGAAGGAAAAGTACAGGCAAACGACTTGAAACTGAATGCTTCTTCAGCAGGTAAAATGCTTTTATCAGGTGGCAGCACCAACACTTTGGTGGCCAGAGGAAGTTCAAGCGGGCGAATTAAAGCACAAGATTTTACAAGCCAAAGTGCCGAGATAAGGGTGAGCTCAGGTGGAAGCATAAGAGTAAATGTGAGCCAAACAATTGAGGCTAGAGCAAGCTCAGGTGGGTCGATTATATACGCTGGCAATCCTCAAAAGGTAAATGTAAAGAGCTCAAGCGGAGGTTCTATTAGAAAAAGATAA
- a CDS encoding DUF1569 domain-containing protein, which produces MKEDLFNYDTYTTCLARLDQLNANTRPLWGKMSAAQMLAHCAAVQETTNGAPLKKKTSLLLKVLKPMIKKMVVKGEYKHGEKTHPAYVQNSPKNFEQEKTRLLNALRVFYEMGPVKAEAIPHEFFGKMTAAEKGRAMFKHLEHHLQQFGV; this is translated from the coding sequence ATGAAAGAAGATTTATTTAATTACGATACGTATACTACTTGTTTGGCGCGCTTAGACCAACTCAATGCCAACACCCGCCCCCTTTGGGGTAAGATGTCTGCCGCACAAATGCTGGCACATTGTGCGGCTGTACAAGAAACAACCAACGGAGCCCCTCTTAAGAAAAAAACCTCTCTTTTGCTGAAAGTACTCAAACCTATGATCAAAAAAATGGTGGTCAAAGGGGAATACAAACATGGTGAAAAAACGCACCCGGCTTATGTACAAAACAGCCCCAAAAACTTTGAGCAGGAAAAAACACGTTTACTCAATGCCCTGAGGGTTTTTTACGAAATGGGACCAGTAAAAGCTGAAGCTATTCCGCATGAGTTTTTTGGAAAGATGACTGCTGCCGAAAAAGGACGGGCAATGTTCAAGCATTTAGAGCATCACCTCCAACAGTTTGGGGTGTAA